The nucleotide window TGATACTGATACAACGATTATATTGAGTGGTGACGGCGTTTCTAACCTTAATCTTACTGAATTTATTGAGTTTCATCAAGGAAGAAAATCCTTTGCCACAATTAATCTTTCTTTTGTTTCTGACCCCTTGCATTATGGCGTGGTTGTTGTTGAGAGGGATGGAAGGATTAAGCAGTTTCAGGAAAAACCAAGGCCAAAGGAGGCTATATCTAATCTTGCAAATACGGGAATATATGCATTTGAAAGAAAGATCTTTGAGTTAATCCCAGATGGCGAATATGATTTTGGAAAGCAGCTTTTTCCCGAGATTTTAAAAGAAAATGTCCCTTTCTACGGATACTATTCAGAGGCTTATTGGAATGATATGGGAAGCATTGATGTCTACAGGCAGGTTCATATGGATATCCTTATGAAAAGGGTAAGCCTTCCCATAGCTGGAAAAGAAACAAGGCCAGGAATAACTGTGGGGACAAATACCTATATTGATGAGGATGCTGAGCTTATTCCTCCCATTGCCATTGGAAACAATGTGGTGATAGAAAAGTATGCCAGGCTAAAGGGACCCCTTTCCATTAATGACTCCTGCAGGATAGAGGAATCTTGTAATATTGAAAGGAGCATTGTTCTTCCTAAAACAACCATTGGAAAGAATACAAAGATTAGGAATGGCATTATTGCAGAAGGCTCAAAAATAGCAAATAATGTAGTCCTTGTGGATAACAATGTCATAGGTTCTTATGCTACGATAGGTGAATATTCCATTCTCCATCCAGGGATAAAGGTAGATTCCGAAATAGAAGTTCCATTAAAAACAGAACTGAAGGAAAATATAATGAGGGATTAGGGATTTAATTTTATGAAATTAAGTGTTGATCTTAAGGGAAAGATAGATGGACTAGTTAAAAGGGGAAAGGAAAAGGGCTTTGTTACCTATGATGAAATAAACCAGATATTCACAGATGATATAGTCTGGTCTCCCTACTTTGAAGAGCTTTTCTCTAAACTTGACGAGGAAAGGATAGAGATTATAGAGGAAGAAAAGGAGAAAAAGACAAAATCCCTTGATTCTGTAACATTATACCTTCGTGATATATCAAAGATTCCCCTTTTGTCCACTGAGAAAGAGAGGGAGCTTGCAAAAGAAATTGAAGAGTGCAAAATCGCCTTTTCTGAGATAGCAAGAAAGGTTTCCATACCATTGAGAAAATTAAAGAGCTTTTTTAACAATGATAATGTTGATAAAGAGCTTAAAAGGGAGTTTGAAAAAATAGATTACAAGCTATAT belongs to bacterium and includes:
- a CDS encoding NDP-sugar synthase, with amino-acid sequence DTDTTIILSGDGVSNLNLTEFIEFHQGRKSFATINLSFVSDPLHYGVVVVERDGRIKQFQEKPRPKEAISNLANTGIYAFERKIFELIPDGEYDFGKQLFPEILKENVPFYGYYSEAYWNDMGSIDVYRQVHMDILMKRVSLPIAGKETRPGITVGTNTYIDEDAELIPPIAIGNNVVIEKYARLKGPLSINDSCRIEESCNIERSIVLPKTTIGKNTKIRNGIIAEGSKIANNVVLVDNNVIGSYATIGEYSILHPGIKVDSEIEVPLKTELKENIMRD